The genomic stretch TACCGATCATGGGTGGTTGCTGCTACCTGGAGGACTTCCAAAGATAGAACTATCAAGTCATCTGGTGGAGAATAAATGGGGGCGTTATGCTGCGATGAAATCTGGGGCGACAAGTGATAAAAAAACATTCCCATGGTACTGGAATAATGAGTACAATCTTGCTGTTGCTGACGGAATATCAGTCTTTCGCAAAGGTTTGGAGTACTCCCATGGTGGTTTGAGTCTGCAGGAATGTGTTATTGCTCATTTAACGGTAACAGCCAGAGCGGGCAATACAACAAATTCGGTTTCTATAAGGGAAGTGAAATGGAATGGCCTTCGTTGTCGAGTGAGCTTTCAAGGAACTTATGAAAATGCAAGATTTGACTTGAGAACTTACGCGGGTGATTCTTCGAGTAGCCTAGTCAATAAACTTGGTGAAGTAAAAAATGATGGGACTGCATCTATAATAGTGGAAGATGAAAAAAAAGAAGGGCATAAAGCTTTTCTTGTTTTACTCAACACAGATGGTGATTTGGTGTTTCAAACTGAAACATTAATTGGGGGAGAATAATGAAAGAATTGGATGATTTAGACCGCCTGGCTTCAGGAGTTCTGGAGGGATATTTAGTCCGCAAGGACCTTGTACGCACTTTTAGTAGGCAATTCCCAGTGCCAACCTATGTTGTAGAATTTCTTTTAGGCCGCTACTGTGCCAGTATTGACGAGCACGAAATTGAAGAAGGGTTGGATATTGTGCAGCGTCAATTACAGGATCGCACTATAAAAGCTGGACAAGAGGAACTGTTTAAATCCCGTGCTAAAGAAAATGGAGAAGTTAAAATAATAGATATCATCACCGCTCGGTTAGATGCCAAAACAGACTCGTACATAGCAACCATCCCCAGCTTGAGACTTGCTGATGCTCGCATAGAATCTGAACTTGTAAATAAGCATGAAAGAATGTTGACTGGAGGATTTTATGCGGAAATAACCTTGTCATACGATGCCGTCATAGCCCAAGAAAAAAATGGTCGACCTTTTGCTATAGCAGGTCTCAGGGAAATACAACTGTCAAAACGCGAAGTATTGAATATACTGGCAGAAGCTCGCGAAGTATTTACTACCAAGCAGTGGATAAGTTTTTTGTTACGCTCTATAGGTTTGGAACCAGATGGGCTTTCTGATCGCCAGAAATCTGCACTTTTGCTTCGCATGGTTCCTTTTGTTGAGAGGAATTACAATATGGTTGAACTGGGGCCGAGAGGAACCGGAAAAAGCCATCTTTTTCAGCAGATTTCACCGTATGCCCACTTGATATCAGGGGGTAAAGCAACTGTGGCAAAAATGTTTGTCAATAATTCCAATGGTCAACGAGGTTTGGTATGTCAGTATGATGTAGTGTGCTTTGATGAAATATCAGGCATATCTTTCGATCAGAAGGACGGTGTGAATATAATGAAGGGTTATATGGAGTCTGGAGAGTTCAGTCGTGGCAAAGAGAGTATTCGTGCCGATGGAAGTATGGTTATGGTGGGAAACTTTGAAGTTGATGTGGAACATCAGCAGCGTATTGGTCACCTGTTCTACCCAATGCCACAGGAAATGCGCGATGACACCGCCTTTATGGATAGGTTACACGCCTTCTTGCCGGGCTGGGATATACCTAAAATCAGCAAAGAACTTTTAACCCAACATTTTGGTCTGGTGAGTGACTTTTTATCTGAATGTTGGACTCAGCTCCGCAATGAAAGTAGAGTAAGTCATTTACAAAATCGAGTTCATTTTGGAGGAGCACTTTCAGGTAGAGATACAAATGCCGTCAACAAAACCGTAAGTGGATTACTGAAGCTTCTTTACCCATCATGTTCAAAGGATGTTTCCGATACTGATTTAGAATGGGTTGTCAGAGTGGCGCTGGAATCCCGTAGAAGAGTAAAGGAGCAACAAAAACGCATA from Desulfobulbaceae bacterium encodes the following:
- the brxL gene encoding protease Lon-related BREX system protein BrxL, which encodes MKELDDLDRLASGVLEGYLVRKDLVRTFSRQFPVPTYVVEFLLGRYCASIDEHEIEEGLDIVQRQLQDRTIKAGQEELFKSRAKENGEVKIIDIITARLDAKTDSYIATIPSLRLADARIESELVNKHERMLTGGFYAEITLSYDAVIAQEKNGRPFAIAGLREIQLSKREVLNILAEAREVFTTKQWISFLLRSIGLEPDGLSDRQKSALLLRMVPFVERNYNMVELGPRGTGKSHLFQQISPYAHLISGGKATVAKMFVNNSNGQRGLVCQYDVVCFDEISGISFDQKDGVNIMKGYMESGEFSRGKESIRADGSMVMVGNFEVDVEHQQRIGHLFYPMPQEMRDDTAFMDRLHAFLPGWDIPKISKELLTQHFGLVSDFLSECWTQLRNESRVSHLQNRVHFGGALSGRDTNAVNKTVSGLLKLLYPSCSKDVSDTDLEWVVRVALESRRRVKEQQKRIGAAEFRNTHFSYVLGEDGVEKFVSTPELQSDNSIGSDPLEPGQIWAISPGSGEENPGLYRIEVNEGQGSGVKILNKPVPAAFRESVGFAEQNLYSRAMQLVGDKDPRQHEFTIQLRAFDVSKSGSKLGVSTLIALCSALLKKSIRGGLLMIGEINLGGSIEPVHNAVTIAEIAIEKGATSLLVPVTCRRQLLDLSDEMATKIDIQFYSDSREALLKALVE